In Mytilus edulis chromosome 7, xbMytEdul2.2, whole genome shotgun sequence, a single genomic region encodes these proteins:
- the LOC139529716 gene encoding forkhead box protein I1c-like yields MMASMPYPNVNDMDFLDSVSLDNDLQKEMEKILQGSDKFTFDNYLSSGTGTESSNHGFNFDTSATIDEWIQNFQCEDVTKFNQNLLDNSFEIENNNPNLLVNPQNVLQQTFVRPFRRVAQPEAVTVKVEATEDDVVVQQVQNAHFQQPSTQSDNVRSFVKIQPAGSQRNFTLSHSNVNINNNTITHVQNFKQQEGSPSQRSPVLVKHLHNGISTTQPNNFSYSSSSGQNIPNVPNSSDIVDKVFPKPVYSYSCLISMALKNSKNGSLPVSEIYNFMITHFPYFKTAPDGWKNSVRHNLSLNKCFAKVDTPKLNGNAKKGCLWALNPEKIEKMEDEIAKHRKKDLEAIKLSMSMPEKLELIEAGKAGPVGGDPPSPRCSTPHTPKETAEYLINDLPTIDSGMQMDHSLTDISLQNGLWDDSGEINVVDLPMTTPTLSNGHVTLSASTATIPVKISLANGAVYQGNFACTASPMTSGNSSQIPSYVLSAQI; encoded by the exons ATGATGGCGAGTATGCCCTACCCTAATGTGAATGACATGGATTTTCTGGATTCAGTTTCTTTGGACAATGATCTTCAAAAGGAGATGGAAAAAATTCTCCAAGGATCAGACAAatttacttttgataactatctttCATCGGGTACTGGAACTGAAAGTAGCAATCATGGTTTTAATTTTGACACTAGTGCTACAATAGATGAATGGATACAAAACTTTCAGTGTGAAGATGTCACAAAATTCAATCAAAATTTATTGGACAACTCATTtgaaatagaaaacaataaccCAAATTTGTTAGTTAATCCACAGAATGTGCTACAACAGACATTTGTTCGACCTTTCAGAAGGGTCGCACAACCAGAAGCAGTAACAGTTAAAGTGGAAGCAACTGAAGACGATGTTGTAGTGCAACAAGTGCAAAACGCTCATTTTCAACAGCCGTCAACTCAATCAGACAATGTACGAAGTTTTGTAAAGATTCAACCCGCAGGATCACAACGTAACTTCACGCTATCACATTCAAATGTTAATATAAACAATAACACGATTACACATGTGCAGAATTTCAAACAACAAGAAGGTTCGCCATCTCAAAGATCTCCCGTCCTTGTCAAGCATTTACATAATGGAATTAGTACGACACAACCAAATAATTTCTCATATTCATCATCCAGTGGTCAAAATATTCCAAATGTGCCAAATTCTAGTGACATTGTTGACAAAGTCTTCCCCAAACCTGTTTATTCCTATAGCTGTCTGATCTCTATGGCGCTGAAGAATAGTAAGAATGGAAGTTTACCTGTTAGTGAAATCTACAACTTCATGAT aaCCCATTTCCCATACTTTAAGACAGCCCCTGATGGTTGGAAG aatTCTGTACGCCACAATTTGTCCCTTAATAAGTGCTTTGCTAAAGTTGATACCCCCAAGTTAAATGGGAATGCCAAGAAAGGATGTTTGTGGGCCCTGAATCCAGAGAAGATTGAAAAGATGGAAGATGAAATAGCTAAACATAGAAAGAAGGATTTGGAAGCCATTAAACTAAGCATGTCAATGCCTG aaaaattAGAATTAATAGAAGCCGGTAAAGCTGGTCCTGTTGGTGGAGATCCACCCAGTCCACGGTGTTCAACGCCTCACACGCCTAAAGAAACAGCTGAATACCTGATCAATGACCTACCCACAATAGACAGCGGTATGCAAATGGACCACTCTCTAACAGATATCAGTCTACAG aatgGACTTTGGGACGACTCTGGGGAAATCAATGTTGTAGATTTACCAATGACCACACCGACACTTTCTAATGGTCATGTGACTCTGTCAGCGTCCACCGCTACCATTCCCGTAAAGATATCATTAG cCAATGGTGCTGTATATCAGGGGAACTTTGCCTGTACAGCGTCACCGATGACATCAGGGAATTCATCACAAATACCGTCCTACGTGTTATCAGCACAAATCTAG
- the LOC139529715 gene encoding uncharacterized protein, which produces MSNSMFRKLQKEIDKETCQPTNRYLKYKVVESQDLKVQDPMTACQYCGSDYTPSQRRVRVKSKVKLNKKLVVLLRKYEKDPNSLGKFQSNLVQTYLNSCNTLVVMCNVCTKKTKFPCLRRADLIQQKVKEQQSLQNKGIIEPEKKSKKKKKRRKKEREEALNQKQQSLHSDSVDIERQEIGITSEQPGTSSHTHLKNIIDTATDQRTLSRLPDSRKLPIVTTNKQSVTKTPDIQGYKRTSTVVNSTKSAKKRKAKNINQQLSQILANEKSETKTGNLMDFLSSL; this is translated from the exons ATGTCTAATTCGATGTTCAGAAAACTGCAGAAAGAAATAGATAAAGAGACATGTCAACCAACGAATCgttatttaaa atacAAAGTAGTAGAGAGTCAAG ATCTGAAAGTTCAGGACCCAATGACAGCATGTCAGTATTGTGGAAGTGATTATACGCCATCACAACGGAGAGTTAGAGTCAAGTCAAAGGTCAAGCTAAACAAGAAACTTGTAGTATTGTTACGAAAGTATGAAAAAGATCCAAACAGCCTTGGGAAGTTCCAGTCTAACTTAGTTCAGACATATTTAAACAGTTGTAATACACTG GTTGTCATGTGCAATGTGTGTACAAAGAAAACAAAGTTTCCATGTTTAAGGAGAGCAGATTTAATACAACAAAAAGTTAAAGAACAACAAA GTTTACAGAATAAGGGTATCATAGAACCAGAGAAGAaatcaaaaaagaagaaaaagaggaGGAAGAAAGAAAGAGAGGAAGCACTTAACCAGAAACAACAATCTCTGCATTCTGATTCTGTTGATATAGAAAg ACAGGAAATAGGAATAACATCTGAACAACCAGGAACCAGTTCTCATACACATTTAAAGAATATTATAGACACTGCTACTGATCAGAGAACATTGTCCAGGTTACCAGATTCACGTAAATTACCCATtgtaacaacaaataaacaatctGTAACAAAGACACCAGATATACAGGGTTATAAAAGAACAAGTACTGTGGTCAATTCTACAAAAAGTGCAAAAAAGAGGAAAGCTAAAAATATAAACCAACAGCTGAGTCAAATTTTAGCGAATGAAAAATCAGAGAcgaagacgggaaacttaatggATTTTTTATCTAGCTTATAA